The following coding sequences are from one Caldibacillus debilis DSM 16016 window:
- a CDS encoding 5'-nucleotidase C-terminal domain-containing protein, with protein MRNFLERFLKVFVVFALLLNYSIPFAQISQAAENENGKVLTVAEAIAENSGQATVAGYVVGYVKAKNNIQFEAPFPDDYNFALADTPGERDPAKILPVQITSGFRANFGLKSNPGILGKKVYVTGSLEPYFSMPGLKSPTDIRFEEGTPEQPPEEQPGEGETLTISDIQGEGHFSPYKDRKVKNVQGVVTFVVDNSNFYIQSPNPDNDPDTSEGLLVYKRDHGVRTGNLVEVSGTVKEWVITSGKKDVDLPVTEINADEVRVLQPQAELPEPVVLDPPAEVIDNDGFSQFDPEEDAIDYYESLEGMRVSVVNPLVAGPQSYGEIPVLTKTAEGKTYTTEGGILLTEESANPERIFIDVFDPNFDAKTGDRFLGTVTGVLTFDYSNFKVLTDKDSLPELAKREFTPPVTRLKSGGNVLTVATYNIENYYSGLAEKTEKLAKSIVVNLNAPDIIGLVEMQDNDGEKDSGTTAADANYEALIQAIKAHGGPAYQWTDIAPKDKADGGAPGGNIRVGFLYNPERVQLVPGKKGTADEAVQFENGKLTLNPGRIDPANPAFTDSRKPLAAQFRFNGEDIIVIANHFNSKGGDDPLYGVHQPPVLKSETQRMQIAEVVHNFVAGILAEDPEANVIVLGDLNDFQFANPLKKLKGNILENLIDKVPLKKRYSYIYEGNSQVLDHILATKKLAAAAKADIVHINAPYMEIHGRASDHDPVIAQFDFGQQPAEEKEFDLTVMHTNDTHANVEQFPFLATAVDEVRSRAKNSLLLHAGDVFSGTLYFNTQLGQADLYFMNAVGYDAMTFGNHEFDKGSKVLADFVKGAKFPFVSANIDFSKDALLGPLVEKEIGQPGDDGKIYPAVIEEIDGEKVGIFGLTTEDTPTISSPSAETRFSEAKEKAEETVESLEDMGIDKIIALSHLGYDKDLELAKAVDGIDVIVGGHTHTVLEQGVLVDKEEPTVIVQAGEKLNYLGVLDVTFDERGVVRDYEAELLPLNADNYAKDAVLEAKVQQYKAEIDELLKEVVGATTVDLDGERANVRTKETNLGNLIADGMVWKMKQFLPETTIALQNGGGIRASIKAGDITMGDVRTVLPFENTLVAIQLTGEELLEALEHSVSAYPAQSGGFLQVSGLRFKFDPEKPAGERVWFVEAKNADGKFEPLKKDALYTVATNSFTAKGGDGYDSLKRAYEDGRMKNLDIPDYEVFSEYLRQFGPVSPQVEGRIVAEKQPEEPGEEPGDGGTEPPGGDQPGDGEPGGDQPGDGGGQPGDDQPEDDQPGSGDQPGDDEAGSGDQPGGGTEPPGDETGGGELLDHVTVRQAVKGNTAAIADEDIAKLKPEGLLTVEVDADTAVLALTADQVRLLKEKKATVQFKNRLVSVAVPAEALPDGPVKIEMKRLPDLKEAVSAVYDFNLYDGNGNKVTGFNPPVTLAFHVRADHKDNLNMYYYNEGKKQWELVPGAVYKDGTVSAQVSHFSIYTVSDKDLTEGNGKAGAGSPLPDTATGMFQALAAGLVLILASLPLAARVRRAKEQ; from the coding sequence ATGAGAAATTTTCTCGAACGGTTTTTGAAGGTTTTTGTCGTGTTTGCCCTCTTATTGAACTACTCGATCCCCTTTGCACAAATTTCCCAAGCTGCAGAAAATGAAAACGGCAAAGTATTGACGGTTGCGGAAGCGATCGCTGAAAATTCCGGACAGGCGACTGTCGCGGGATATGTCGTCGGTTACGTGAAGGCCAAAAACAATATTCAATTTGAAGCCCCATTTCCGGATGATTATAATTTCGCCCTCGCTGATACGCCCGGCGAAAGGGATCCCGCCAAAATCTTGCCGGTGCAAATCACATCCGGTTTCCGCGCGAACTTCGGTTTAAAATCCAACCCCGGCATTCTCGGCAAAAAAGTCTATGTCACCGGTTCCCTCGAACCCTATTTCTCCATGCCCGGTTTGAAATCGCCGACGGATATCCGCTTTGAAGAGGGAACGCCTGAACAGCCTCCGGAAGAACAGCCCGGTGAAGGCGAAACGTTGACGATCAGCGATATCCAAGGGGAAGGGCACTTTTCCCCGTACAAGGACAGGAAAGTGAAAAACGTCCAAGGGGTCGTCACCTTTGTCGTGGACAACAGCAATTTTTACATCCAGTCCCCGAATCCGGACAACGACCCCGACACTTCGGAAGGGCTTCTCGTCTATAAAAGGGATCACGGCGTCCGGACGGGCAATCTCGTCGAAGTGAGCGGAACGGTAAAAGAATGGGTCATCACCTCCGGCAAAAAAGACGTGGACCTGCCCGTGACGGAAATCAATGCCGATGAAGTACGGGTCCTACAGCCCCAAGCGGAATTGCCGGAGCCGGTCGTCCTGGATCCGCCGGCCGAGGTCATCGATAATGACGGATTCTCTCAATTCGACCCGGAAGAAGACGCCATCGATTATTACGAATCGCTGGAAGGGATGCGCGTATCCGTCGTCAATCCCCTCGTTGCCGGGCCGCAAAGTTACGGGGAGATCCCCGTCCTGACGAAAACCGCCGAAGGGAAGACGTACACGACGGAAGGGGGCATCCTGTTAACGGAGGAATCGGCCAATCCGGAACGGATTTTCATCGATGTGTTCGATCCGAATTTTGACGCCAAAACCGGCGACCGGTTCCTGGGGACGGTTACGGGCGTGCTCACCTTCGATTACAGCAATTTCAAAGTTTTGACCGATAAAGATTCCCTGCCGGAATTGGCGAAGCGGGAATTCACCCCGCCGGTCACCCGTTTGAAAAGCGGCGGGAACGTCCTGACCGTCGCCACGTACAACATCGAAAATTACTACAGCGGGCTTGCGGAAAAAACGGAAAAGCTCGCCAAGTCCATCGTGGTGAATTTGAACGCCCCCGACATCATCGGCCTTGTGGAAATGCAGGACAATGACGGGGAAAAGGATAGCGGGACGACGGCGGCCGACGCCAATTACGAGGCGCTGATTCAGGCGATCAAAGCCCACGGCGGCCCGGCCTATCAATGGACGGACATCGCCCCGAAGGACAAAGCGGACGGGGGCGCCCCGGGCGGCAATATCCGCGTCGGCTTCCTGTACAATCCGGAACGGGTGCAGCTTGTCCCCGGGAAAAAGGGGACCGCGGATGAAGCCGTTCAATTTGAAAACGGCAAATTGACCCTGAACCCGGGCAGGATCGATCCGGCCAATCCCGCCTTTACCGACAGCCGGAAACCGCTGGCGGCCCAATTCCGGTTCAACGGGGAAGACATCATCGTCATCGCCAACCACTTTAATTCCAAAGGCGGGGACGATCCGCTCTACGGCGTCCATCAGCCGCCGGTTTTGAAGAGCGAAACCCAGCGGATGCAAATCGCCGAAGTCGTCCATAATTTCGTCGCCGGCATCCTGGCCGAGGATCCGGAAGCCAATGTGATCGTGCTCGGCGACTTAAACGATTTCCAATTCGCAAACCCCTTGAAAAAGTTAAAAGGAAATATCCTGGAAAATTTGATCGACAAAGTCCCGTTGAAGAAAAGATATTCCTATATATACGAAGGCAATTCCCAAGTGCTTGACCATATTTTGGCCACGAAAAAATTGGCTGCCGCCGCGAAGGCCGACATCGTTCACATCAACGCACCCTATATGGAAATCCACGGGCGCGCTTCCGACCATGATCCGGTGATCGCCCAGTTCGATTTCGGCCAACAGCCGGCGGAAGAAAAGGAATTCGACCTGACGGTCATGCATACGAACGACACCCATGCCAATGTGGAACAATTCCCCTTCTTGGCCACGGCGGTGGATGAGGTCAGAAGCCGGGCGAAAAACAGCCTGCTGCTCCATGCCGGGGACGTCTTTTCCGGCACCCTGTATTTCAATACCCAGCTGGGACAAGCGGACCTGTATTTCATGAACGCGGTCGGCTACGATGCGATGACCTTCGGGAACCACGAATTTGACAAGGGATCCAAGGTGTTGGCCGATTTTGTCAAAGGCGCCAAATTCCCCTTTGTCAGCGCGAATATCGACTTTTCCAAGGATGCCCTGTTGGGTCCCCTTGTCGAAAAGGAAATCGGCCAACCGGGAGATGACGGGAAAATTTACCCGGCGGTCATCGAAGAGATTGACGGGGAAAAGGTCGGCATCTTCGGACTGACGACGGAAGACACGCCGACGATCTCGAGCCCGAGCGCGGAGACGAGATTCTCCGAAGCGAAGGAAAAGGCGGAAGAAACCGTCGAGTCCCTGGAAGACATGGGGATCGACAAAATCATCGCCTTGTCCCATCTGGGCTACGACAAGGATTTGGAATTGGCCAAAGCGGTGGACGGCATTGACGTCATTGTCGGCGGGCATACCCATACCGTGCTCGAACAAGGGGTGCTTGTCGATAAGGAAGAACCGACGGTGATCGTCCAAGCCGGAGAAAAATTGAATTATCTCGGGGTGCTGGACGTCACCTTCGACGAACGGGGCGTCGTCCGGGATTACGAGGCGGAACTGCTTCCTCTAAACGCGGACAATTACGCGAAGGATGCGGTTCTGGAAGCGAAGGTCCAACAATACAAGGCGGAAATCGACGAGCTGCTGAAAGAGGTGGTCGGGGCCACAACGGTTGATTTGGACGGCGAACGGGCCAATGTCCGGACGAAGGAAACGAATCTCGGGAATCTGATCGCCGACGGCATGGTATGGAAAATGAAGCAGTTTCTCCCGGAAACGACCATCGCTCTGCAAAACGGGGGAGGCATCCGCGCTTCCATCAAGGCCGGGGACATTACGATGGGCGACGTGCGGACCGTCCTGCCTTTCGAGAATACCCTGGTCGCCATTCAATTGACGGGGGAAGAATTGCTTGAGGCCCTCGAACACAGCGTCAGCGCCTATCCGGCCCAGAGCGGCGGATTTTTGCAAGTCTCGGGACTGCGCTTCAAATTTGATCCGGAAAAGCCCGCGGGCGAGCGGGTCTGGTTCGTGGAAGCGAAGAATGCCGACGGCAAGTTCGAGCCGCTGAAAAAAGACGCCCTTTACACTGTGGCCACCAACTCCTTCACGGCGAAGGGCGGCGACGGCTACGATTCCTTGAAGCGGGCCTATGAGGACGGCCGCATGAAGAATCTGGACATCCCCGATTATGAGGTGTTCAGCGAATACTTGCGCCAATTCGGCCCGGTTTCGCCCCAAGTGGAAGGAAGGATCGTTGCCGAAAAACAACCGGAAGAACCCGGTGAAGAACCCGGGGACGGAGGAACGGAACCTCCCGGAGGCGACCAGCCCGGTGACGGGGAACCGGGCGGTGACCAGCCGGGCGATGGGGGCGGCCAGCCCGGGGATGATCAGCCGGAGGATGATCAGCCCGGCAGCGGCGATCAGCCCGGCGATGATGAGGCCGGCAGCGGCGATCAGCCCGGCGGCGGTACCGAACCGCCGGGGGATGAAACCGGCGGAGGGGAGCTGCTTGACCATGTCACCGTCCGGCAGGCCGTGAAAGGGAATACGGCGGCGATTGCCGACGAAGACATCGCGAAGCTCAAACCGGAAGGCTTGCTGACGGTGGAAGTGGACGCGGATACGGCCGTTCTCGCCCTGACGGCGGATCAGGTGCGGCTCCTGAAAGAAAAGAAGGCGACGGTCCAATTCAAGAACCGTCTCGTTTCCGTGGCAGTACCGGCGGAGGCTTTGCCCGATGGGCCGGTGAAAATTGAAATGAAAAGACTGCCGGATCTGAAAGAAGCCGTCAGCGCCGTTTACGATTTCAACCTTTACGACGGAAACGGGAACAAAGTGACCGGCTTCAACCCGCCCGTTACCCTGGCATTTCACGTCCGGGCGGACCATAAGGACAACTTGAACATGTATTATTACAACGAAGGGAAAAAACAATGGGAACTGGTGCCCGGCGCCGTCTACAAGGACGGTACGGTAAGCGCCCAGGTAAGCCACTTCAGCATTTACACCGTCTCCGATAAAGATTTGACGGAAGGAAACGGTAAAGCCGGCGCCGGCAGCCCCCTCCCCGATACGGCGACGGGCATGTTCCAGGCATTGGCGGC
- a CDS encoding B12-binding domain-containing radical SAM protein, which translates to MKTVVATLNAKYIHMNLAIRYLKAYAEPDFPVELAEYTIKDPVLHIVADLIERKPDVIGFSCYIWNIEETIRVIEILKKINPDIKIVLGGPEVSYDVFYWLERLKEADCIVMGEGEETFKELLSCFKNDEPLENVRGIAFRKDGKVKINPARPKLNLRNHPSPFRFKEDIPDLGKRIVYVETSRGCPFQCQFCLSSIETGVRFFDREKIKEDIRYLMKNGARTIKFVDRTFNISRSYAMDMFQFLIDEHVPGTVFQFEITADIMKPEVIEFLNQNAPPGLFRFEIGVQSTNDLTNELVKRKQNFEKLARTVRLIREGGKIVQHLDLIAGLPEENYDSFRKTFNDVFALRPEELQLGFLKMLRGTGLRQQAKQWDYVYMDRAPYEILKNNVLSFDDITRLKKAEDILDKYWNRHRMDATVEFLVTYAFETPFDFFQQFGIYWSDRGWAKIGHQLEDLFTRLLEFLRHAEIRDMDIALALMKFDYLSRLKYKPRKIWWEDGLTKEERAEIFRGLPQSDLPEALKNLSEREWMKHVVAEKMPIDLPAFLQSKKIVREDHYLLFYYDGKGECRYFQV; encoded by the coding sequence ATGAAAACCGTCGTTGCGACCTTGAACGCAAAATATATCCATATGAATTTGGCCATCCGCTATCTCAAAGCCTATGCCGAACCGGATTTTCCCGTCGAGCTCGCGGAATATACGATCAAAGACCCGGTACTCCATATTGTCGCCGATTTAATCGAAAGAAAACCGGATGTCATCGGCTTCAGCTGCTACATATGGAATATCGAAGAGACGATCCGGGTGATCGAGATCCTCAAAAAGATCAATCCGGACATCAAGATCGTGCTGGGCGGTCCGGAAGTATCGTACGACGTGTTTTATTGGCTGGAAAGGCTCAAAGAAGCGGATTGCATCGTCATGGGCGAAGGGGAAGAAACCTTTAAGGAGCTGCTTTCGTGTTTTAAAAACGACGAGCCGTTGGAAAATGTCCGGGGCATCGCTTTCCGCAAGGACGGAAAAGTGAAAATCAACCCCGCCAGGCCGAAACTCAATCTGCGCAACCACCCGTCCCCCTTCCGTTTCAAAGAAGACATCCCGGATCTCGGCAAGCGGATCGTCTATGTGGAAACGAGCCGCGGCTGCCCCTTCCAATGCCAGTTCTGCCTCTCGTCCATCGAGACGGGCGTCCGTTTTTTTGACCGGGAAAAAATTAAGGAAGACATCCGCTACTTGATGAAGAACGGGGCGAGAACGATCAAATTTGTCGACCGGACGTTCAACATCAGCCGCAGCTACGCGATGGACATGTTTCAATTTTTAATCGACGAACATGTGCCGGGCACCGTCTTCCAATTCGAAATTACCGCGGATATCATGAAGCCGGAAGTGATCGAATTTTTGAATCAAAACGCCCCGCCGGGGCTGTTCCGTTTTGAGATCGGCGTGCAGTCGACCAATGACTTGACCAATGAACTGGTGAAACGAAAACAAAACTTTGAAAAGCTGGCGCGGACGGTCCGCCTGATCCGCGAAGGGGGCAAAATCGTCCAGCATCTCGACTTGATCGCCGGCCTGCCGGAAGAAAACTACGATTCTTTCCGGAAAACCTTCAATGACGTGTTCGCCCTCCGCCCCGAGGAATTGCAGCTCGGCTTTTTAAAAATGCTGCGGGGCACCGGCCTCCGCCAACAGGCGAAGCAATGGGACTACGTCTATATGGACCGGGCCCCCTACGAAATTTTAAAAAATAACGTCTTGTCCTTCGATGACATCACCCGGCTCAAAAAGGCGGAAGACATCCTGGACAAATATTGGAACCGGCACCGGATGGACGCAACGGTGGAATTTTTGGTGACTTACGCCTTTGAAACCCCCTTCGATTTTTTTCAGCAGTTCGGCATCTATTGGTCGGACAGGGGATGGGCCAAAATCGGGCATCAGCTGGAAGACTTGTTCACCCGGCTCCTCGAATTTTTGCGCCATGCGGAAATCCGCGATATGGACATCGCCCTGGCCTTGATGAAATTTGATTATTTGTCCCGGCTGAAATATAAGCCGCGGAAAATCTGGTGGGAAGACGGTTTGACGAAGGAAGAACGGGCGGAAATCTTCCGCGGGCTGCCCCAGTCCGATTTGCCGGAAGCGTTGAAGAACCTGTCCGAGCGGGAATGGATGAAACATGTGGTCGCGGAAAAAATGCCCATCGACTTGCCGGCCTTTTTGCAGTCAAAAAAAATCGTCCGTGAGGATCACTATTTATTGTTTTACTATGACGGAAAAGGGGAATGCCGGTATTTTCAAGTTTGA
- a CDS encoding cupredoxin domain-containing protein, giving the protein MLKRRYWFLFAALFIFLFVSGCINEKETGQTESKNNLILITGDTVSEKGGCVLASRFAPGDKIVFRMNAINPDTGLQMENAKLQVHLSTGEVLDMVYGEHPPGVENAAKFWTAAYPVTKDTPKGKLEYFVTAEAGDRKGEFRPFNVEPSLLMIVDEKAAGSGSQGQQQGNANQSGNNNGGSQEANLEPNNVVNVEAVNFAFNKDKYYVKAGKEVTIHLTSKEGSHGIAIPDLNVSIDEPNGTVKFTPTKPGEYEMVCSVFCGAGHGDMKATLVVVE; this is encoded by the coding sequence TTGTTAAAAAGAAGGTATTGGTTTCTGTTTGCGGCCCTGTTCATTTTTTTGTTTGTAAGCGGTTGCATCAATGAGAAGGAAACGGGGCAGACGGAATCCAAGAACAATCTCATCCTTATCACGGGGGACACCGTTTCCGAAAAGGGGGGTTGTGTCCTGGCCAGCCGGTTCGCTCCCGGGGACAAAATCGTTTTCCGGATGAATGCCATCAATCCCGATACCGGGCTGCAAATGGAGAACGCGAAACTGCAGGTGCACCTTTCGACGGGCGAAGTTTTGGATATGGTGTACGGGGAACATCCGCCTGGCGTGGAAAACGCGGCGAAATTTTGGACCGCGGCTTATCCGGTGACCAAAGATACCCCGAAGGGAAAGCTGGAATATTTTGTGACGGCGGAAGCGGGGGACCGGAAAGGGGAGTTCCGGCCTTTCAATGTCGAGCCTTCCCTGCTGATGATCGTGGATGAAAAGGCCGCCGGATCGGGAAGTCAAGGTCAGCAGCAAGGTAACGCCAACCAGAGCGGAAATAATAACGGCGGTTCGCAGGAAGCGAATCTGGAACCGAACAATGTGGTGAACGTCGAGGCCGTCAACTTCGCCTTTAATAAAGACAAATATTATGTAAAGGCGGGAAAAGAGGTAACCATTCATTTGACTTCGAAGGAAGGAAGCCATGGCATCGCCATTCCCGATTTGAACGTTTCCATCGACGAGCCGAACGGAACCGTAAAATTTACACCGACGAAACCCGGAGAATACGAGATGGTCTGCAGCGTCTTTTGCGGCGCGGGCCACGGCGACATGAAGGCGACATTGGTGGTCGTCGAATAA